The genomic DNA ATCGTTTGAGCAATCGAACATCCAGCTCTTCTGAAAACAATCGCTCCGTCCACGGTTTCGCCAAATTTTTACCGATGATCAAATCGGTTGCACCGACCAGTTTAGCATATTCGACGATTGTTTCAAATGAATGATCCTCCTCGATCACCACGACTTCTGCACCAAGTTTCTCCGCTAAGTCATTCGTCCCCTGTAAACGATCATCGGAACGAATGTATAGCACGATCCATTCTGCCCCCAAGCCTTGAGCTAACCGAGCAGTCCACCGAATACTTTTCTCAGCCATTTTAGGGAAAGCATCTTGAACGATCGTGATTAGTTTGCTTTGGACACCATTTGTTTTACCGATCACACGATTGATATGATCCGAAGCCCGTTGGATCGCTAGACCTCGTAACTGTTCCAATTTTTTAGGAATAAAGAAGTGCTGCAAGGCGCGTTTTGCATTTTCATCGGCATAGATTTTCCCTTGCGCTAAACGATCGATCAATTCATCTGGTTCCACATCGATGACCTTCAATGTCGCCTGTTGGAAAAACGTATCCGGAACCGTTTCTTTTACTTCGATCCCAGTCACTTCTTCAACGATATCATTCAAGCTTTCAATATGTTGGACGTTGATCGTCGTATGGACATTGATCCCCGCATTCAATAATTCTTCGATATCTTGATATCGCTTGCGATTTCTTGATCCTGGCGCATTACTATGGGCTAATTCATCGATCAAAACGATTTCTGGCTGACGTTTGATAATGGCATCGATATTAGGTTCACTCAAAGTCAGCCCCTTATACGTCACTTCTTTTAAAGGAATCTGTGGTAATCCTTCTAATAATTGGTTTGTATCCGGGCGATCATGAGGTTCGATGTAGCCAACCACAATATCTTTACCTAGTACGCTAAGCTCTTGTGCTTCCGCCAGCATCGCATAAGTCTTGCCGACTCCCGCCGCAAAGCCAAAATAAACCCGTAGACGTCCTCGGCTTTTTTCACGCTGGTGTAACATTTCTGAAACATCCTGTCTTTCCATCTTTGTTTCTCCTAACCCCTCTGCCACCTACATGTTATCAAGTGACAGATTCAATTCAAGCACATTGACAAACATTCGATCTGAAAACCAATCTTTCTGTGCTTTTTCCTGTATTATAGCACGAATTTTGGCAACGTCTTGTCCCCGCTCTTTAGCGATACGAGAGACTTGATTTTCTGCGGCTGCCACACTGATATGCGGATCAACACCGCTTGCAGAGTTTGTGACTAGATCGATTGGGATCTCCGTAGTTTGATTGCTTTGTTGTGCCAATTCTGTTTTATCTTCTACTAATTTCTTTTGCTCCGATGAGGTTGGTGAAAGTTGGGTCACGTCTTGCCCTCTTCCATTAAAATAAGCTGCCTGTTGAAAGGATTGTCCAATCAACGAAGAGCCGACCACCTTCCCTGAAACAACTCTCTGACTACCATTGGCTTGCTGGGCAAAGAAAAGTTGACCGATACCAGTAACAGCGAAGGTGTATAGCCCACCAAGGAGTAGTATGCTGAGGAATAAAAAACTAAGCTGTGCTCTAAGGATATTTTTCATAGGTGAATTCCTTCTTTCTGTAAAATGTCTTTCTTTTTATATCAAGAAAAAGCTCAAAGCGAGATCGATCAGTTTGATGAATATGAATGGGGCAATTAAACCGCCTAATCCATATACCAATAGATTGTGTCGTAAAATTTGACTGGCAGGTTTTTCTGTATACTTGACTCCTTTTAACGCTAAAGGAATCAATGCGACAATAATCACTGCATTATAGATAACAGCCGATAAAATCGCTGTAAGAGGACTACCTAGTGCCATGATATTCAACTGGGCCAATTCGGGATAGATCCCATAAAACAAGACTGGGATCACAGCAAAATATTTTGCGACGTCATTTGCAATACTAAACGTGGTCAAAGCACCTCTAGTCATCAATAATTGTTTACCGATACGTACGACCTTCAATAGCTTCGTTGGACTAGAATCTAAATCGATCATATTGCCCGCTTCTTTTGCTGCTTGTGTCCCTGTATTCATCGCCACTGCCACATCCGCTTGTGCTAATGCTGGCGCATCATTCGTTCCATCCCCTGTCATTGCTACAAGATGGCCTTTTTCTTGATAGTCACGAATAAGATCCATTTTATTTTCAGGTGTTGCTTCTGCAAGAAAGTCGTCGACCCCCGCCTCAGCCGCAATCGCCGCTGCTGTCAAAGGATTGTCTCCTGTGATCATGATAGTTTTGATCCCCATTTTACGCATATCTGCGAAGTTTTCCTGTACACCATTTTTTACAATATCTTTGAGATAAATGACCCCCATCACTTGATCATTTTTTACAACCACCAAAGGAGTTCCGCCAGCTTGGGCAACTTTTGCGACGATTTGATCACATTCTTCTGGATACTGTCCACCACGTGCCTGCACATATTTCTTGATCGTATCTGCGGCACCTTTACGAATCTGATCGCCACGATAATCCATGCCGCTCATGCGGGTTTGCGCACTAAAATCAATGAATTTCACTTCAGATTTTTCAAAAATGCGTTCTCGCAAAGCAAATTTTTCTTTAGCTAAAATGACAATACTGCGGCCTTCTGCCGTCTCATCTGCCAAAGATGAGAGCTGTGCTGCATCAGCTAATTGTTGTTCTGTGACGCCATTGACAGGTAAAAACTCACTTGCCCGACGATTTCCTAAAGTAATCGTTCCTGTTTTATCTAACAGTAATACATCAACATCTCCCGCTGCTTCTATGGCACGACCACTCATTGCGATCACGTTCTCTTTCGTTAACCGACTCATTCCAGCAATCCCGATCGATGAAATCAATGCACCGATCGTCGTTGGCGCTAAACATACGAATAAAGCAATGACAACGATCGTCGCAATCGGCGCCCCTTTACTTGACAGCTGACTACTGAATTCGGTAAAAGGAACTAAACTAACAGAGACCGCTAAAAAGATGATCGTTAACGTGATCAAAAAGATTTGTAACCCGATCTCATTCGGGGTTTTCTTTCGTTGTGTCCCTTCCACCATCGAAATCATTTGATCTAAAAAGGAGTGCCCATTTTCGGATGTCACACGGATCACCAAGTAATCAGAAACCACCGTCGTCCCACCAGTAACGGCACTTCGATCGCCCCCTGATTCACGGATCACTGGCGCTGATTCCCCTGTAATGGCACTTTCGTCCACTGAAGCAGCTCCTTCGATTACATCACCATCCGCCGGAATTTGTTGACCCGATACTACGTAAATCAGATCCCCCTTTTTGAGATCAGAAGATTTGATCTCAATAAATTCTTGGTTTTCAATGTCTTCTAAGCGATTGATCTTATAAGTGACTACTTCTTTTTTTGCTTGCTTCAAGCTATTTGCCTGCGCTTTTCCGCGACCTTCTGCGACTGCTTCGGCAAAATTTGCAAACAACAAAGTGATCCATAACAAACAGGTGATCGTTATAGTAAACCATAAAGGCACCGTTGTTTGTTCAAAACAAAGGATCGTCGCTAAGATCGCTCCGATGTAGACCATGAACATCACTGGGTTTTTGATTTGTTGTCTTGGGTCTAATTTGACAAAGGCTTCTTTGATTGCCCATACATAAATAGTTTTCATTTGATTTTGCTCCTTCTAACTTAAGGTAAAATGATCAGCGATCGGACCTAACGCCAACGCTGGTAAAAAGCTCAATGCTCCGACAACAAGGATAACGATCATCAACATGGAGATGAATGTGCCATTCGTTGTTGAAAGTGTTCCATCATTGATCGCGATCGTTTTCTTCCTTCCCATGTTTTCAGCCAAGAACAAAATAGCAACGATCGGAATGTAGCGAGAACACAACATCAAGACACTTCCTAAAAGATTTAGAAACGGTGTATCTGCCGTCAACCCACCAAATGCACTCCCATTATTATTTGCTAGAGAAGTCACATTATAAAGCAACTCACTAAATCCATGAGGCCCTTTATTGGTCAACCAAGTTAAAACATCAGGATGCAGTGAAACTGCCATCGTACCAAACAACGTCAATAATACAGGCGTCAAAATCACTAAACTAGCCATCTTGATGTCGAAAGCCTCGATTTTCTTGCCTAAATATTCTGGCGTACGTCCAACAAGTAGACCGGCAATAAATACTGTCAAGAGCAGAAATGCCAACATGCCATACAAGCCACTACCCACACCACCAAAGATGATCTCCCCTAATTGCATCAAGAAAAGCGGGATACCACCACCGAGAGGCGTAAAACTGTCCAACATCGCATTGACTGATCCATTCGATGCCGCTGTTGTGCTAACAGCCCATAAACTTGACCAACCTACACCAAAGCGTACTTCTTTTCCTTCCATATTCAGTGAACCCAGTACATCCGTAAAAGCGGGCCCATGATATTCACTAATTGCTACACCTACAAAAGCTGCAAAAAGAAAAACAAACGAAACGATCAAAATCGTTCGACCTTGTTTCCATTCTTTGACCCAATAACCAAAAGCAAAAATCAATGCAGTAGGTATCAACAAGATGGCGAGATTCTCGATGAAATTAGAAAAGATCGTCGGATTCTCAAATGGATGAGCGGAATTTGCACCGAAAAATCCACCACCATTGGTTCCTAATTGCTTGATGGCTACTTGACTGGCCACAGGTCCTAGATACAACCATAAAGATTCTCCTGATAGATCAGTGTAAGACAGCCCATGACTAAACGTTTGAACCACGCCTTGGGAAATCAGAAGTACAGCAGTAATCAATGAAAGTGGTAAAAAAATGTAAAGTAAACTACGTACTAGATCTTGCCAAAAATTGCCCAATTGGTTCGATTTCCTTTGGATGATTCCGCGGATCAATGCACAAAGAACTGCTAAACCTACAGCTGCTGACAAGAAATTTTGAACAGTCAAACCAAGCATTTGCGTCGTATTCGAAAGTGTCAATTCTCCCGTGTAAGCTTGCCAGTTGGTATTTGTCATAAAACTAACAGCTGTATTCACGGCTAAATCAAATGACAGATTTTCCACGCCATTATTGCCAGGAAGCCAACCTTGGACCATCAATAATCCCGTTAAAAATAGCAAAGAACAGATCC from Enterococcus mundtii includes the following:
- a CDS encoding potassium-transporting ATPase subunit C, yielding MKNILRAQLSFLFLSILLLGGLYTFAVTGIGQLFFAQQANGSQRVVSGKVVGSSLIGQSFQQAAYFNGRGQDVTQLSPTSSEQKKLVEDKTELAQQSNQTTEIPIDLVTNSASGVDPHISVAAAENQVSRIAKERGQDVAKIRAIIQEKAQKDWFSDRMFVNVLELNLSLDNM
- the kdpB gene encoding potassium-transporting ATPase subunit KdpB; this encodes MKTIYVWAIKEAFVKLDPRQQIKNPVMFMVYIGAILATILCFEQTTVPLWFTITITCLLWITLLFANFAEAVAEGRGKAQANSLKQAKKEVVTYKINRLEDIENQEFIEIKSSDLKKGDLIYVVSGQQIPADGDVIEGAASVDESAITGESAPVIRESGGDRSAVTGGTTVVSDYLVIRVTSENGHSFLDQMISMVEGTQRKKTPNEIGLQIFLITLTIIFLAVSVSLVPFTEFSSQLSSKGAPIATIVVIALFVCLAPTTIGALISSIGIAGMSRLTKENVIAMSGRAIEAAGDVDVLLLDKTGTITLGNRRASEFLPVNGVTEQQLADAAQLSSLADETAEGRSIVILAKEKFALRERIFEKSEVKFIDFSAQTRMSGMDYRGDQIRKGAADTIKKYVQARGGQYPEECDQIVAKVAQAGGTPLVVVKNDQVMGVIYLKDIVKNGVQENFADMRKMGIKTIMITGDNPLTAAAIAAEAGVDDFLAEATPENKMDLIRDYQEKGHLVAMTGDGTNDAPALAQADVAVAMNTGTQAAKEAGNMIDLDSSPTKLLKVVRIGKQLLMTRGALTTFSIANDVAKYFAVIPVLFYGIYPELAQLNIMALGSPLTAILSAVIYNAVIIVALIPLALKGVKYTEKPASQILRHNLLVYGLGGLIAPFIFIKLIDLALSFFLI
- the kdpA gene encoding potassium-transporting ATPase subunit KdpA, coding for MMSAVFQGLFFFFILLVLAAPLGWYIKLIMTGETPKYVRFIQPIERFFYQLIGPESQKKMTAKRYLAHVLGVGICSLLFLTGLLMVQGWLPGNNGVENLSFDLAVNTAVSFMTNTNWQAYTGELTLSNTTQMLGLTVQNFLSAAVGLAVLCALIRGIIQRKSNQLGNFWQDLVRSLLYIFLPLSLITAVLLISQGVVQTFSHGLSYTDLSGESLWLYLGPVASQVAIKQLGTNGGGFFGANSAHPFENPTIFSNFIENLAILLIPTALIFAFGYWVKEWKQGRTILIVSFVFLFAAFVGVAISEYHGPAFTDVLGSLNMEGKEVRFGVGWSSLWAVSTTAASNGSVNAMLDSFTPLGGGIPLFLMQLGEIIFGGVGSGLYGMLAFLLLTVFIAGLLVGRTPEYLGKKIEAFDIKMASLVILTPVLLTLFGTMAVSLHPDVLTWLTNKGPHGFSELLYNVTSLANNNGSAFGGLTADTPFLNLLGSVLMLCSRYIPIVAILFLAENMGRKKTIAINDGTLSTTNGTFISMLMIVILVVGALSFLPALALGPIADHFTLS